A DNA window from Aminipila luticellarii contains the following coding sequences:
- a CDS encoding DEAD/DEAH box helicase, with product MRKLNSIERSKYINDRYKDYLRSSFKFGNGKLQKLFEDRLNSEVLFKGPYVDLNLPFQRGHCLNELMDEGVVCKSFSKLGDINFERSLYSHQEESIRRIGAGRSAIITTGTGSGKTESFLYPILNELMSDIEQGNREVGIRAIFLYPMNALVNDQIDRVRKILTQCPDITYGFFTGDTKESVAKNYRVKYGEENDTFIPDNELVSREEIRENPPHLLFTNYSMLEYLLIRPNDYAIFEPNILNNWKYVVLDEAHSYYGSLGIELSLLMRRLTGLAEKKPRFILTSATLGEQGKSEKEIVDFARSLTSATFEVEDIIFSKRILLQASSIQYRVDGTDYLQIKDNIDNLDTVNQLCTKYLKIPVTDIRTCLYELLARDGNVFRIYNFLKNESKNFNEIHKEVGDTLSTEQLIVLIDLINLAEKNGIGLFDLKYHSFVRPLSGAYITLGNEQRLGLTKTNMIEGLKAFEVGNCRYCSSPYIIGKIQHNEVDQLDYLFQNKEIDIYENYGNNEFVKLDYFLMENAVNEEKTDKSILKEFTVCSKCGAIHPAGNLNAKKCGCGDEFKFIIYRVVQSKDDEGETVFNNINQCPCCGHKGQSGVVKSLNLGKDEGTSLIAQILLEAIDEGELEIKQPGKLSLKMNTKKETVTKNAKVKQFLSFSDSRQQASFAAAFLDSNQVRLLQKRLIWEIIEEQNYRDIPIDELAAFLTSIIKTKDLFPNDLTTHKNAWIALLIDLLRIDGAYDGEGLGLYYFDLDLSDIMDNIDEEDVEEAFGKYNINKTELETIIQVVFGVFKLTPAINYVKSTLTPDEKMEYLEYRRFDNYVMFNSPKAIKNTRSFLPVNGKENMVVRYIERVCACDDTEAKDVLNIIFNNLAVESGLLKKHDTKDAYQIDVSQYCIKNYRRSKYYQCSKCGRLTPYNVHNVCVQDKCDGNLSEVDPDVAFATNYYREQYKHKKIESIVVKEHTAQLDRKTAKKYQLDFKNKKINILSCSTTFEMGIDIGDLETVFMRNVPPTPANYVQRAGRAGRRKESAAYILTYCGTGSHDFTYFMAPEKMISGVINPPYFNVLNKKIIVRHLMTTCLGFFFRQNPSYFNTINGLVFGDGVERFKEYVANHPEDLNCYINEKILPESVYAEYHNFKWFDEMNGNDEKMEHFVESIRDIAKEYEEAKKHALTEEKYQEADYYARQIEKLHKEKVIDSLSKYCVIPKYGFPVDVVELQIYKEGVLDNRYDLNRDLKIGLSEYAPDSEVIVDGKKYTSKYISLPKASQFPRHYFCTCPNCKKINVYVSTRTASKCKYCGESIVAERSEFFIEPINGFKTGVTKESTRMKPKRSYAGEVSYLGGGIKDENRLEIGKAFTIETSTDDELLVMNKSGFYMCPICGYSDIMKRKVITPELLKKHKNFRQFDCQNENLEQLKLGHRFQTDVARFTIPLLDSIDVTSYSRALSFMYAFLEGVSNALGIERNDIDGILELNLEEHSYDILLYDNVPGGAGHVKRLMNKAAIINSLRSAHNKVSQQCCDENTSCYNCLRNYYNQAHHSRLRRIYAKEVIEKILCEIGV from the coding sequence TTGCGCAAATTAAATTCGATTGAAAGATCAAAATATATAAACGATAGATATAAAGATTATCTGAGGTCTTCCTTCAAATTTGGAAATGGGAAACTGCAGAAACTTTTTGAAGATCGGCTGAACAGTGAGGTACTGTTCAAAGGTCCATATGTAGATTTAAATCTTCCATTTCAGAGAGGGCATTGCCTCAATGAGCTTATGGATGAGGGAGTGGTTTGTAAGTCTTTTTCTAAGTTAGGTGATATCAATTTTGAGAGATCCCTGTATTCACATCAGGAAGAGTCAATCCGCAGGATTGGTGCAGGTAGAAGTGCAATTATTACCACCGGTACAGGATCAGGAAAAACAGAAAGTTTTCTTTATCCCATTCTAAATGAACTGATGAGTGACATAGAACAAGGAAATAGAGAGGTTGGGATTCGAGCAATTTTTTTATATCCAATGAATGCATTGGTAAATGATCAAATTGATCGTGTTAGGAAAATATTAACTCAGTGCCCAGACATTACATATGGATTCTTTACAGGTGACACGAAAGAATCTGTTGCAAAGAATTATAGGGTAAAGTATGGTGAAGAAAATGATACTTTTATCCCAGACAATGAACTTGTATCCAGAGAGGAAATAAGGGAGAATCCTCCACATCTTTTATTTACGAACTATTCTATGCTGGAATATTTACTTATCAGGCCAAATGATTATGCAATATTTGAACCAAACATATTGAACAATTGGAAATATGTTGTTTTGGACGAAGCCCATTCTTATTATGGATCATTGGGAATAGAGCTTTCTTTATTAATGCGAAGATTGACAGGTCTGGCTGAAAAGAAACCAAGATTTATACTTACCAGTGCTACATTAGGAGAACAGGGGAAGTCTGAAAAAGAAATTGTGGATTTTGCAAGAAGTCTTACCTCAGCTACTTTTGAGGTTGAAGATATTATTTTTTCAAAGAGAATTCTACTACAAGCATCAAGCATTCAATATAGGGTTGATGGTACTGATTATTTGCAAATAAAAGATAATATCGATAATTTGGATACAGTAAACCAGCTTTGCACGAAGTATTTAAAGATTCCTGTAACAGATATTCGAACCTGCTTATATGAACTTCTTGCTAGAGATGGAAATGTTTTCAGAATTTATAATTTCTTAAAGAATGAAAGTAAAAATTTTAATGAGATACATAAGGAAGTTGGTGACACTTTGTCAACAGAGCAACTTATTGTACTTATTGACTTAATTAATCTGGCCGAAAAGAATGGTATTGGATTATTTGATTTAAAATACCACTCTTTTGTTAGGCCACTATCAGGGGCGTATATAACATTAGGAAATGAACAACGATTAGGTCTTACAAAAACAAATATGATCGAGGGGTTAAAAGCATTTGAAGTTGGTAATTGCAGGTATTGTAGTTCACCATATATTATTGGAAAAATTCAGCATAATGAAGTGGATCAGCTTGATTATTTGTTCCAAAATAAAGAAATTGATATTTACGAGAACTATGGAAATAATGAATTTGTAAAATTAGATTATTTCCTCATGGAAAATGCTGTAAACGAGGAGAAAACAGATAAGTCAATTTTAAAAGAATTTACAGTTTGCTCAAAATGCGGTGCAATTCATCCAGCTGGCAACTTAAATGCAAAAAAATGTGGATGTGGTGATGAATTCAAATTTATTATTTATAGAGTAGTTCAATCCAAGGATGATGAAGGTGAAACAGTATTTAATAATATTAACCAGTGCCCATGTTGTGGACATAAAGGACAGTCAGGTGTAGTTAAGAGTCTGAACCTTGGTAAAGATGAAGGAACCTCTTTAATTGCACAGATTTTGTTAGAAGCTATTGACGAGGGAGAATTAGAGATAAAACAACCTGGAAAACTGTCTTTGAAAATGAATACTAAAAAGGAAACTGTAACAAAAAATGCAAAAGTAAAGCAATTCTTATCTTTTTCAGATAGCAGACAGCAGGCAAGTTTTGCAGCAGCCTTTTTGGATTCGAATCAGGTAAGACTGCTGCAAAAACGCTTGATATGGGAAATTATTGAAGAACAAAATTATAGAGATATTCCAATTGATGAGCTAGCGGCTTTTTTGACATCAATAATTAAAACAAAAGATTTGTTCCCAAATGATTTGACTACACATAAGAATGCCTGGATTGCGCTACTTATAGATTTACTTCGTATTGATGGTGCATATGATGGAGAAGGTTTGGGATTATATTATTTTGATCTGGACCTCTCGGATATTATGGACAACATTGATGAAGAAGATGTAGAGGAAGCTTTTGGAAAGTATAATATCAATAAAACTGAGTTAGAAACAATTATTCAGGTAGTGTTTGGTGTTTTTAAACTAACACCGGCGATTAACTATGTAAAATCTACTTTGACTCCAGACGAAAAAATGGAGTATTTGGAATATAGAAGATTTGACAATTATGTCATGTTTAATAGCCCTAAGGCGATTAAGAATACTAGAAGTTTTTTGCCGGTAAACGGCAAAGAGAATATGGTTGTGAGATATATAGAACGAGTTTGCGCTTGTGATGATACAGAAGCTAAAGATGTTTTGAATATTATCTTCAATAATTTGGCAGTGGAAAGTGGTCTGCTGAAGAAACACGATACCAAGGATGCATATCAGATAGATGTTAGTCAGTATTGTATAAAGAATTATAGAAGATCCAAGTATTATCAGTGTTCAAAGTGTGGACGGTTAACGCCTTATAATGTACATAATGTATGTGTTCAGGACAAGTGTGATGGCAATTTGAGTGAAGTGGATCCTGATGTAGCTTTTGCAACGAATTATTATAGGGAACAGTATAAACATAAAAAAATTGAAAGTATTGTAGTTAAAGAACATACTGCACAATTAGATAGAAAAACAGCAAAGAAATATCAGTTAGATTTTAAGAATAAAAAAATCAATATTTTAAGTTGTTCTACTACTTTTGAAATGGGTATCGATATTGGTGATTTGGAAACAGTATTCATGCGAAATGTACCGCCTACACCAGCCAACTATGTACAGAGAGCAGGTCGTGCTGGAAGGCGTAAAGAGAGTGCTGCATATATACTCACTTATTGTGGCACTGGTTCACATGATTTTACATATTTTATGGCACCAGAGAAAATGATATCAGGAGTTATAAATCCTCCGTATTTTAATGTGTTGAACAAGAAAATTATTGTACGTCATTTGATGACAACTTGTTTAGGATTCTTCTTTAGGCAGAACCCAAGTTATTTTAACACAATTAATGGTCTTGTTTTTGGTGACGGAGTTGAACGATTTAAGGAGTATGTAGCAAATCATCCTGAGGACTTGAATTGCTATATTAATGAAAAAATTTTACCTGAAAGTGTCTATGCAGAATATCATAATTTCAAGTGGTTTGATGAAATGAATGGAAATGATGAGAAGATGGAACATTTTGTCGAAAGTATAAGAGATATAGCAAAAGAATATGAGGAAGCAAAGAAACACGCCTTAACAGAAGAGAAATACCAAGAAGCAGATTATTATGCAAGACAGATTGAAAAGCTTCATAAAGAAAAAGTGATTGATTCATTATCAAAATACTGCGTTATTCCTAAGTATGGATTCCCAGTTGATGTCGTTGAGTTACAAATTTACAAAGAAGGTGTTTTAGATAATAGATATGATTTGAATCGTGATTTGAAGATTGGATTATCGGAGTATGCACCTGATTCGGAAGTTATTGTAGATGGGAAAAAATATACATCGAAATATATTTCCTTACCAAAAGCATCACAGTTTCCGCGCCATTATTTTTGTACTTGTCCTAATTGCAAGAAAATTAATGTTTATGTTAGTACACGAACAGCTAGCAAATGCAAGTACTGTGGAGAATCAATTGTAGCAGAGCGGTCAGAGTTTTTTATTGAACCAATCAACGGTTTTAAAACTGGTGTTACAAAAGAAAGTACACGTATGAAGCCAAAACGTTCTTATGCAGGAGAGGTATCGTATCTTGGTGGTGGCATTAAGGATGAGAATCGCCTTGAAATTGGAAAAGCGTTCACGATAGAAACTAGTACAGATGATGAACTTCTTGTTATGAATAAATCTGGGTTTTATATGTGTCCAATATGCGGCTACAGTGATATTATGAAGAGAAAAGTTATTACACCTGAATTATTAAAGAAGCATAAGAATTTTAGACAGTTTGATTGTCAGAATGAAAATTTAGAACAGCTAAAGCTTGGTCATAGATTCCAGACGGATGTAGCACGATTTACGATTCCACTTCTAGATTCAATAGATGTGACAAGCTATTCTAGGGCGTTGTCATTTATGTACGCTTTTCTGGAAGGTGTAAGCAATGCTCTTGGCATAGAAAGAAATGATATTGATGGTATTTTGGAATTAAACCTGGAAGAACATAGTTATGATATTCTATTATATGACAATGTGCCAGGTGGTGCAGGGCATGTAAAGCGACTTATGAATAAAGCTGCAATTATCAATTCACTTCGTTCAGCGCATAATAAGGTCTCGCAGCAGTGCTGTGATGAAAATACATCCTGCTA